The following are encoded in a window of Immundisolibacter sp. genomic DNA:
- the dnaK gene encoding molecular chaperone DnaK produces the protein MGRIIGIDLGTTNSCVAVMEGGKARVIENAEGDRTTPSIVAFTKDDEVLVGQSAKRQAVTNPHNTLYAVKRLIGRRFDDAVVKKDIGMVPYKIIKADNNDAWVEVDGKKMAPPEISARVLQKMKKTAEDYLGEPVTEAVITVPAYFNDSQRQATKDAGRIAGLEVKRIINEPTAAALAYGLDKKRGDQKVAVYDLGGGTFDISIIEIAEVDGEHQFEVLATNGDTFLGGEDFDVRLMNYLADTFKKDNGVDLRNDPLALQRLKEGAEKAKIELSSAQQTEINLPYITADASGPKHLNLKLTRAKLESLVEDLITRTMEPCRIALKDAGLGGTQIDEVILVGGQTRMPKVQEAVKDFFGKEPRKDVNPDEAVAVGAGIQAAVLAGEVKDVLLLDVTPLSLGIETLGGVMTKLIEKNTTIPTRAAQTFSTADDNQTAVTVHVLQGERELASGNKSLGKFDLTEIPPAPRGMPQVEVTFDIDANGILHVSAKDKATGKEQKIVIKASSGLSDDEVQRMVRDAEAHAEEDRQTVALVLARNQGENMVYQVRKTLSDLGEKLDSGEKEGAETAIATLEEALKGDDKDAIETATATLSTLSHSLAEKLQSDQGEPPAGQDGSGGKAGDDVVDAEF, from the coding sequence AACCCGCACAACACGCTGTACGCGGTAAAGCGCCTGATCGGCCGTCGCTTCGACGACGCGGTGGTCAAGAAAGACATCGGCATGGTGCCGTACAAGATCATCAAGGCCGACAACAACGACGCCTGGGTCGAGGTCGACGGCAAGAAGATGGCGCCGCCGGAAATTTCCGCGCGCGTGCTGCAGAAAATGAAAAAAACCGCCGAGGATTACCTGGGCGAGCCGGTCACCGAGGCGGTCATCACCGTGCCGGCCTACTTCAACGACTCCCAGCGCCAGGCCACCAAGGACGCCGGTCGCATCGCCGGGCTTGAGGTCAAGCGCATCATCAACGAGCCGACCGCGGCCGCGCTGGCCTATGGTCTGGACAAGAAGCGCGGCGACCAGAAGGTGGCCGTGTACGACCTGGGCGGCGGCACCTTCGACATCTCCATCATCGAGATTGCGGAGGTGGATGGCGAGCACCAGTTCGAAGTGCTCGCAACCAACGGCGACACCTTCCTGGGTGGTGAGGACTTCGACGTCCGCTTGATGAATTACCTGGCCGACACCTTCAAAAAGGATAACGGCGTCGACCTGCGCAATGACCCGCTGGCCCTGCAGCGTCTGAAGGAAGGCGCGGAAAAAGCCAAGATCGAACTGTCCTCGGCGCAGCAGACCGAAATCAACCTGCCCTATATCACCGCCGACGCCAGCGGACCGAAGCATCTGAATCTGAAGCTGACCCGGGCCAAACTCGAATCGCTGGTGGAAGACCTGATCACCCGCACCATGGAGCCGTGCCGGATTGCGCTCAAGGATGCGGGCCTCGGCGGCACGCAAATCGACGAAGTAATCCTGGTCGGCGGCCAGACCCGCATGCCCAAGGTGCAGGAGGCGGTCAAGGATTTCTTTGGCAAGGAGCCGCGCAAGGACGTCAATCCGGACGAGGCGGTCGCCGTGGGCGCCGGCATCCAGGCCGCCGTGCTGGCCGGTGAAGTCAAGGACGTGCTGCTGCTGGACGTTACTCCGCTGTCGCTGGGCATCGAGACCCTGGGCGGCGTGATGACCAAGCTGATCGAGAAAAACACCACCATCCCGACCCGAGCCGCGCAGACCTTCTCGACCGCGGATGACAACCAGACGGCGGTGACGGTCCATGTGTTGCAGGGTGAGCGCGAACTGGCCAGCGGCAACAAGTCGCTGGGCAAGTTCGACCTGACCGAAATTCCGCCTGCCCCCCGCGGCATGCCGCAGGTCGAGGTCACCTTCGATATCGACGCCAACGGCATCCTGCACGTCTCTGCCAAGGACAAGGCGACCGGCAAGGAGCAGAAGATCGTCATCAAGGCCTCCAGCGGCCTGTCCGACGATGAGGTGCAGCGCATGGTCCGCGACGCCGAGGCGCATGCCGAGGAAGACCGCCAAACGGTGGCCCTGGTGCTCGCCCGAAATCAGGGCGAGAACATGGTCTACCAGGTCAGAAAAACCTTGAGCGACCTGGGCGAAAAGCTGGACAGTGGCGAGAAGGAAGGCGCCGAGACCGCCATCGCCACCCTGGAAGAGGCGCTCAAGGGCGATGACAAGGACGCGATCGAAACGGCTACGGCAACGCTATCCACGCTCTCCCACAGCCTCGCTGAGAAGCTTCAAAGCGACCAGGGCGAACCTCCGGCAGGCCAGGACGGGTCCGGTGGCAAGGCCGGCGACGATGTCGTGGACGCGGAATTC